In Bacteroides cellulosilyticus, the genomic stretch AAAGAAGAAAAGGTATGTGAACAGGTTAATAAACTCATTCGTCTTGCACATTTAGAAGGTATTGATGAAGTGTTGCTTTGGGATCATAGCTTATATTCTCTGGATTATTATCCATCGTGTTTTAGAACAGGACCTAATGGTACAATAAATCTGGATAATCCTAAATTCTGGGAATGGTTTAAAGATGACTATCGCCGGATGCTCAACAGGGCTCCTGAAGCAGATGGACTTGTGCTAACATTTATTGAAACTGGAGCTTATGCGGAAAAGCAGTACTCAATGAATATGAAAACCCCTGAGGAAAAACTGGCAGCTGTTGTAAATGCTATTTCCGATGTCGTTATTGGTGAAAGAGGAAAGAAACTCTGTATTCGTACTTTTGCTTATTCGGAAGAAGAGTATAAGAGTACTGTTGGATGTATAGAGCATATAAAGAGTGATAAGGTCATTTTAATGATGAAAGAAACCCCTCATGATTTCTTTCTGACACATCCGGATAACTCCTATATCAGAAAGATGAATAGACCTACAATTGTAGAGTTTGATTCTGGTAATGAATACAGTGGGCAAGGTGTTGTTGCTAACACATGGCCTGAATATACAATGAAAAGATGGGGTAGTTATATTAACTGTCCCAATGTTACCGGATATGTTGCAAGGACGGATCGTTATGGAGATACCAGCATAGTAGGAACAGCTAATGAAATTCAGTTGTATGCACTGAAGCGGATGACGGAAGAACAAACTGTATCTCCAATGCAAATCTATAATGAATTTATTACGTCGAGGTATGGTGAGGATGCTTTGTTGCCCATTAGAAAAGCGTTTCAAAATGCATATGATATAGTTACATCTGTTTTTTATACCTTAGGAACAAATCTAACAGATCATTCTTCTCTAAATTATGAAAACAATAAATGGGGATATAGCAGGCATGTGTCTGGAAGATGGATTGATCCGCCTATGGTTCTTGTTAAGCATGATATAAATAAAACATTTCATTATTGGAAAGATATTATAAATCATATTGCTCCTGTACACTTTAAGTCATTATCATCTCCGTTAGCTGTTGAAGTGAAGACCGTTTTTGATAATCAATGGATAGAACCTGATGAAAAAATGGATAGTGTATATTATAATTATATTCTAACGGAAAAACAGTATGGAGTTAAACTAGCTTCCGAAGCAGTCGCTGAAATAGAAAAGGTAAAGCCTTTATTAGAATCTGCGACATATAATGATTTATACCAGCTGTTTTATCGTACTTATTTGACTGCATGTTTGCATGAAGCTGTATGCACGGCATATTATGGTTCCAGAATCTATGTCAGAGCTAAGCAGTTTCATCCTAAAGGTTTGAAGGAACGTATTTTTTTATCACTAAAAAAAATAGAACAAGTTTCGGAGGATATGAATTTATTGGTGAATACATATCCTGTCGGTCAATATGACTGGTTGAATGATGTAAAGATTGCTTTAAGATGCAGGAGTAGAGTTCTGAAGATGTTGAATTCAAAATCGCTCCAAAATGAATAAATTCCTCCAATGGATAAAGTTGGATCATAAGTTTGTTCCCCAATCGTTCTATGTATTAACAAAGAAGCGATTAATCTTTTAATTTAATTCAAAATTAAGCACCAGATAAGCGTGATATCACTCAATTTTTAATCTTAGGCATGTAATTTTGCCATATCAAAACGATAATAATAGGTTCGATAATAAGTTCTTTTTTTAAGAATAAAATACAAGATTATATTTAGGATAACAATTTAAAAAAGATAAGTAAATTGAAAGAATACATAACTTTAAAAGAAATGCATATGAAAGATACAAGTTAACCAAAGACACATCCTTCCTACTTATTTGATCTAAAGGATACGTTATTTTTTATGAAAAACAATTTTAAAAGTGAGATTATGAAACACATGAAAAACAAATCTAATTTTGTGAAAGTTAGCAAATACACTTATTGGTGTGTGCTAATGATGTTCTTGATGGTGCTTACTCCGATGCGTGCACAAACTTCCCGAAGTATATCCGGGCAGGTTGTTGACGAATTGGGTGAAGCAATTATTGGTGCTAATGTGACTGTAGTTGGAAATAAGTCATTAGGTACTATAACTGATATTGATGGAAATTTTACTCTAACGGTTCCTCAAGGAACAACATTGGAAGTTTCTTATATTGGTTATGTGAATAAAAAAGTGGCAGTGGATAACAAAACCAGCTATAAAATTACTTTAAAGGAAGACTCTGAACAATTGGATGAAGTAGTGGTAGTAGGATATGGTACTCAGAAGAAAGTGAATTTGACGGGTGCTGTGTCTGCTATTACTAATGAAGAGTTAGTTGCTACCAAAAGTCAAAATGCTCAGAATATGTTGACTGGTAAGGTTCCTGGCGTTCGTGTAATCCAAAAAACATCTGAACCGGGTGAATTTACTAACCAGTTTGATATCCGTGGTTTTGGTTCTCCACTAATCGTAGTTGATGGTGTTCCTCGTGGCAATTTACAACGTATGGACCCGAATGAAATTGAATCAATTTCTGTTTTGAAAGATGCTTCGGCTGCTATATATGGTGTACGTGCGGCTAATGGCGTTGTCTTGATTACTACAAAGAAAGGTGAAAAGAATAAGCCAAAGATTGAATACAATATGTATTATGGTATTCAAACTCCGGCAGAAATGTTGGAGCCTGTAGGTGCTGTAGACCGTATGAGACTATTTAATGAAAAGTCAATGCGTAATCTGACAAATCCGCAGCTTACTTATTCAGATGAGCAGATTGAAGAGTATCTGAATGGAACATTGAAATCTACTGATTGGTATGATGCGGTAATTCGTAATTCAGCTCCCCAGCAGCAACACAATGTTTCATTGAGTGGTGGAAGTGAAAAAACTGATTATTATGTAAACTTCGGTTATACAGATCAGGAAGGTTTCTTCAAGTCAAAAGCAATGGATTATAACCGTTATAATCTTCGTGCAAATTTGAATGCAGAAGTAGCTAAGAATTTGAAGGCTTCAATTAAAATAAATGGTATAATTGATAGTAAACAACGTCAGTACTTATCAACTTGGGAGGTTTATAAAGCTTTGTGGCGTGCAAGTCCTAATGAGAAATTGTATGCTAATGATAATCCGGAATATTTCCAAAAGATGTCATCCGACCAGTTGAATCTTCTGGCAGCAACAGATCCTGATGTTTCCGGTTATAATAAGACAACAAATAAAATCTTCCAGTCTACGATGGAACTTGAATATGCTGTGCCATTTGTAAAAGGTCTGAAGGTGAAAGGCATGTTCAGCTATGATACTTCTATAGCTGATAATACCATATATAAGAAAGAGTATAATGAGTATACTTATAGTGAAGCAACTAATACGTATACTGCTTATGCTATGCAGTCACCGACTAATCTGGAACGCTATTATGGTAATTCATGGACTACTTTGTGGCAAGCTTCTGTAAGCTATGAGAATACTTTTGCATCAAATCATAATGTATCTGGATTGTTGCTGTTTGAAGAAGCACACAGTGTAGGTGATAACATTCGTGCAGCTCGTGATTTCTCTATTCCTTTGCCTTATTTATTTGCAGGTAATTCAGCTAATCAAGTTGGTACAGCTAATGCAAATGGATTGACAGAAAGTGCTTCTCAGGCGTTGGTTGGTAGATTTAATTATGATTATAAAGGACGTTATTTGTTAGAATTCGCCTTTCGTTATGACGGTTCTTCCAAATTCCCGTCACATAGCCGTTGGGGCTTTTTCCCCAGTGCTTCTGTGGGGTGGCGTATGAGTGAAGAAACTTTCATAAAAGATAAATTGCCGTTTGTTAACAACCTGAAACTTCGCGGTTCTTATGGTAAGATGGGGGATGATTCTGTTGCTGATTATCAATTTATTTCCGGATATGATTACCCGAATACCAGTGGTGATAAATTTAATAAAACTCCGAAAGGATATTTTTTCAATGGCTCATTCATGAATTCATTAGGTTTCCGTGCGGTAGCCAATCCTAATATTACGTGGTACACTGTTAAGACTCTGAATGTGGGAATTGATGCTGATTTGTGGAATGGCCTATTAGGTGTTTCTTTTGATTTATTTCAGCGTGACCGTGATAACCTGATGGCTAATCGTATTGCTACTATTCCAGGAACATTCGGTGCTGCAATGCCTAAAGAGAATTTGGAGAGTGACCGTACAAAAGGTTTTGAAGTTGAACTAAGACATCGCAATCGTGTGGGGCAGGTTAATTATAGTGTTTCTGGAAACATTGCTATTACTCGTTCCATGTGGCGTTACAAAGAACGCACCCCGTCAGGTAACTCATATGATAACTGGAGAAATAACTTAACTAATCGTTATAATGACATTTGGTTTGGTTATGGGGCAGACGGTCGCTATACCTCATGGGAACAAATTGCTAACTCGCATATATTTGCTGGTAATGCAACTCTTCCTGGTGATTATATTTATGAAGACTGGAATGGTGATGGTACAATTGATGATATGGATAGATATCCTATTGCTACAACTACTAATTCTACTGCTGCTAATTTCCAGGATAAGAAAAATTATCCGTTGATGAACTTTGGTTTAACTCTTTCTGCTCAATGGAAAGGTTTTGATGTTAATATGACTTTCCAAGGTGCTGCAATGTCCTATGTATCTTATGGTGAACAGTTGTCAGCCCCCTTGCAATTTAATGGTAATGCTTTGGATATGTTCTTGGACAGATGGCGTCCAGTTGATACAAAGCAAGATCCCTACGATCCTTCTTGCCAATGGATTTCAGGATATTATTCATATGGTGGTACAACTCCGGATGTTAATTCTGAATTCTCTATTCAGAAAGGTACTTATTTGCGTTTGAAGACGGCTGAAATAGGTTACACTTTACCAAAGAATTGTTTGTCATTCGTAGGTATAAAGAATTTGAGAATTTATATGAATGGATATAACTTGTTCACTATAACAGGTGTGAAAGGTGTCGATCCGGAAAGACCGGCTGAACTCTATGGATATATGTATCCGTTGAATAGAACATATAACTTTGGTGCAAGTGTTACATTTTAAGTAAAAGGAGATTATCGTATGAAAAAGCTAAGAAATATATTGATGTGTGTTGCTATAGGAGGTCTGTTTGTAGGATGCCAGGATTTGGATATTCCTCCTAAGAATATTCTGTCGGGAGAAGATATATATAATGAAGGTGGTATTACAGCCTATATGGCAGGTTTGTATAGTCAGTTGCCGATGGAAGATTTTAATATGTCAAATGATGGTGATTACAATGGTTTTTATAACTGGAATTGCATTATTTGGGATATGCTCAGCACGGGTGAAACTGTAAATCGTAACAATACAGGTATTTATATTCCCCAAAAGGGATATTGGAGTATGGGTTACAAAACGATTCGCCAGGCTAATGATCTGATTGCTAATCTGCCTGCATATGTGGGAAAGCTGAAAGGTGCTGAATCATGGATTGCTGAAGCAAAGTTTATTCGGGCTTATGTTTATTTTGCGATGGTAAAACGCTATGGCGGTGTACCTATTTTGGAAACACCACAGGAAATGACTGATGATGAGAAGGCATTGTGGGTAGCGCGTAGTAGTCATGAAGAGTGTATAGACTTTATTCTTTCAGATTTAGATTATGCCATTGAGAATTTAGGTAAAACCAAAGTGGCAGGTCGTGCAAATAATACTTATGTAGCAGCAGCTTTCAAGTCGCGTGTTGCTTTGTATGCTGGCTCTGTTGCCCGTTATGGACAAACATTTAATTATTCAGGAAGTGAAAGTGGCAAGATGCTTACTGGTATTCCTGCAGGGAGAGCCAATGATTATTTTATGCAGGCTTATAAAGCATCCAAGATTGTAGAAGAAGGTGGTTATAAATTATATGAAGGTAACTCTGATAAAGAAGCCAACTTCCGTGAGATATTTGCGAATGCTGATAAGAGTGATGAATCTATTCTTATCCGTCAGTATAGTAAAAATGACTTTGTTCATAGTTTTGATGCTGTATATTGTCCGCCTCGTATGACAGCAACTTATGGTGACCGTTATAATGTAACATTGGATTGGGTAGAACTGTTTGATGGTCTGCCTATTGATCCTGCAACAGGATACTTGAAAACAACGGATGACGATGGTAATTATATTGTTTACAATGATGTTAAAGACTTATTAGACAATGCAGAACCTCGTTTAAGGGGCTCTATCTTATTACCTGGACATACTTATAAAGGAGTTGAACTGGATATTCGTTTTGGTATAATAAAGGAGGAAATTGATCCGTCTACACCTATTGCCAAGTTTATAAAGGATGATGGACAGACTACCGCCAATTATACAAGTAATGATTGGTTCAAGAATAACGTTTTGACAACAGCCGAGAATATAAAAGAACAAAAGCCTTATGAGACTTCTACAGGTGCGAAACTTAATAAGAGTGGAATGGATGGTCCGGCTAATGGTGGAACGAGTAATACATTGACAGGCTTTCATGGAGCTAAATGGTTGAATTTGAACTGGACTATTGCCGAAACACAGTTGCATAGTTCCACACAATCTTGGATTGATATTCGTTATGCCGAAATATTATTGAATCGTGCCGAAGCTGCATTGGAACTTTACCAGAATGGTGTTACTAGTATCGATGAAAAAGATCTGCAACAGGATGCTTACGAATGTATCAATAAGATACGCTCAAGAGCTGGTGCTGAGTTGCTGACCAGCCCTGCAGAATTATCCAATGTATCACGTGATGG encodes the following:
- a CDS encoding SusC/RagA family TonB-linked outer membrane protein; translation: MKHMKNKSNFVKVSKYTYWCVLMMFLMVLTPMRAQTSRSISGQVVDELGEAIIGANVTVVGNKSLGTITDIDGNFTLTVPQGTTLEVSYIGYVNKKVAVDNKTSYKITLKEDSEQLDEVVVVGYGTQKKVNLTGAVSAITNEELVATKSQNAQNMLTGKVPGVRVIQKTSEPGEFTNQFDIRGFGSPLIVVDGVPRGNLQRMDPNEIESISVLKDASAAIYGVRAANGVVLITTKKGEKNKPKIEYNMYYGIQTPAEMLEPVGAVDRMRLFNEKSMRNLTNPQLTYSDEQIEEYLNGTLKSTDWYDAVIRNSAPQQQHNVSLSGGSEKTDYYVNFGYTDQEGFFKSKAMDYNRYNLRANLNAEVAKNLKASIKINGIIDSKQRQYLSTWEVYKALWRASPNEKLYANDNPEYFQKMSSDQLNLLAATDPDVSGYNKTTNKIFQSTMELEYAVPFVKGLKVKGMFSYDTSIADNTIYKKEYNEYTYSEATNTYTAYAMQSPTNLERYYGNSWTTLWQASVSYENTFASNHNVSGLLLFEEAHSVGDNIRAARDFSIPLPYLFAGNSANQVGTANANGLTESASQALVGRFNYDYKGRYLLEFAFRYDGSSKFPSHSRWGFFPSASVGWRMSEETFIKDKLPFVNNLKLRGSYGKMGDDSVADYQFISGYDYPNTSGDKFNKTPKGYFFNGSFMNSLGFRAVANPNITWYTVKTLNVGIDADLWNGLLGVSFDLFQRDRDNLMANRIATIPGTFGAAMPKENLESDRTKGFEVELRHRNRVGQVNYSVSGNIAITRSMWRYKERTPSGNSYDNWRNNLTNRYNDIWFGYGADGRYTSWEQIANSHIFAGNATLPGDYIYEDWNGDGTIDDMDRYPIATTTNSTAANFQDKKNYPLMNFGLTLSAQWKGFDVNMTFQGAAMSYVSYGEQLSAPLQFNGNALDMFLDRWRPVDTKQDPYDPSCQWISGYYSYGGTTPDVNSEFSIQKGTYLRLKTAEIGYTLPKNCLSFVGIKNLRIYMNGYNLFTITGVKGVDPERPAELYGYMYPLNRTYNFGASVTF
- a CDS encoding RagB/SusD family nutrient uptake outer membrane protein; this encodes MKKLRNILMCVAIGGLFVGCQDLDIPPKNILSGEDIYNEGGITAYMAGLYSQLPMEDFNMSNDGDYNGFYNWNCIIWDMLSTGETVNRNNTGIYIPQKGYWSMGYKTIRQANDLIANLPAYVGKLKGAESWIAEAKFIRAYVYFAMVKRYGGVPILETPQEMTDDEKALWVARSSHEECIDFILSDLDYAIENLGKTKVAGRANNTYVAAAFKSRVALYAGSVARYGQTFNYSGSESGKMLTGIPAGRANDYFMQAYKASKIVEEGGYKLYEGNSDKEANFREIFANADKSDESILIRQYSKNDFVHSFDAVYCPPRMTATYGDRYNVTLDWVELFDGLPIDPATGYLKTTDDDGNYIVYNDVKDLLDNAEPRLRGSILLPGHTYKGVELDIRFGIIKEEIDPSTPIAKFIKDDGQTTANYTSNDWFKNNVLTTAENIKEQKPYETSTGAKLNKSGMDGPANGGTSNTLTGFHGAKWLNLNWTIAETQLHSSTQSWIDIRYAEILLNRAEAALELYQNGVTSIDEKDLQQDAYECINKIRSRAGAELLTSPAELSNVSRDGIERGQGIRSFVFAPNEGMHIIRVERYKELAFEHKIYWDLRRWFTFDSQIYQYRRRMLSPFLFAKGATVNEAGNPVGKYIFDTRVCERANNSLTFATKNYYDKIPDGERKVNPLLEQNNQY